A genomic segment from Lignipirellula cremea encodes:
- a CDS encoding metal ABC transporter solute-binding protein, Zn/Mn family, which translates to MRRMWLVALLMLLSAGLLQGQEGKRLLAVCSTTQVADFTRQVVGDRWEVRSILAPGQDPHVYEIKPGDSQLVSQADLCVENGWHLEGKEWMSKLAHGANKPLVTGVEGLEPLKIEGEGITLQDPHAWFTPLNAATYVRNIVRGVSTIDPEHKAEYEARAELYLNQLRTLHLWIQRQVSQLPPSQRVLVTSHDAFGYFCAGYGFVSKSPTGWSTGDEVGGGATPERQRQVAESLRQFGVKAIFVETSVNPKLIRQIANDAGVQIGGELYSDSMGPPGSAGETYIGMMRENVLTIVHALK; encoded by the coding sequence ATGCGACGGATGTGGCTGGTTGCGTTGCTGATGCTGTTGTCGGCGGGGCTGCTCCAGGGGCAGGAGGGGAAGCGGCTGCTGGCGGTTTGCTCGACCACCCAGGTGGCGGATTTTACGCGACAGGTGGTGGGTGATCGCTGGGAAGTGCGCAGTATTCTGGCGCCAGGGCAGGATCCACACGTTTATGAGATCAAGCCGGGCGACAGCCAGCTGGTCTCCCAGGCCGATCTGTGCGTGGAGAACGGCTGGCATCTGGAAGGGAAAGAGTGGATGAGCAAGCTGGCACACGGCGCCAACAAACCGCTGGTGACCGGCGTCGAAGGACTCGAGCCGCTCAAGATCGAAGGGGAAGGAATCACCCTGCAGGACCCGCACGCCTGGTTCACCCCCCTCAATGCGGCCACTTATGTACGCAATATCGTCCGCGGCGTATCGACCATCGATCCCGAACATAAGGCCGAGTACGAAGCCCGGGCCGAGCTGTACCTCAACCAGCTCCGTACGCTGCATCTGTGGATTCAGCGACAGGTCAGTCAGCTGCCGCCGTCGCAACGGGTGCTGGTCACCAGCCACGATGCGTTCGGCTATTTTTGCGCCGGTTATGGCTTTGTTTCCAAGTCGCCCACCGGCTGGTCGACCGGGGATGAAGTCGGCGGCGGCGCCACGCCGGAACGGCAGCGGCAGGTGGCCGAATCGTTACGCCAGTTCGGCGTGAAAGCGATCTTTGTCGAAACGAGCGTCAACCCGAAGCTGATCCGCCAGATCGCCAACGACGCCGGCGTGCAGATCGGCGGCGAGCTCTATTCCGACTCGATGGGCCCGCCCGGTTCGGCCGGCGAAACGTACATCGGCATGATGCGTGAGAACGTTCTCACCATTGTGCACGCCTTGAAATAG
- a CDS encoding DUF6882 domain-containing protein — translation MIDVPAFDRQLLLTELIEDLPWSYDLQVGVLSFGDRFHWKAEVLGTESDETGTWLWAWANEASNIPPELQAASLKLKALGEEHGIAEFTEPVVPLDHADGHSFASIAVGEGLGKAYYRGPYDGGAGFLLITDEQLQFQVDDPLRRIMTVFPQAISSMELPDHREALRGYLEHYGLEPHEVDRSLVVVEDDQEVLRAEFDEHQRLRELQGTLGQPSTK, via the coding sequence ATGATCGATGTACCCGCCTTTGACCGCCAACTCCTCCTCACCGAACTCATCGAAGACCTACCCTGGTCGTACGACCTCCAGGTTGGCGTTCTTTCATTCGGCGACCGTTTCCACTGGAAAGCCGAAGTCCTCGGCACTGAATCCGATGAGACAGGCACATGGCTTTGGGCGTGGGCAAACGAAGCCAGCAACATCCCGCCCGAACTACAAGCCGCTTCACTGAAACTGAAAGCTCTCGGAGAGGAGCACGGCATCGCTGAGTTCACCGAGCCAGTTGTACCCCTGGATCACGCAGACGGCCATTCCTTCGCTTCCATTGCAGTTGGCGAGGGATTGGGCAAGGCGTACTACCGTGGCCCATACGATGGCGGCGCAGGCTTTTTGCTCATTACCGACGAACAACTTCAATTCCAAGTCGATGATCCACTGCGGCGCATCATGACCGTCTTCCCGCAAGCAATCTCGTCAATGGAGTTGCCAGATCATCGTGAGGCACTGCGGGGCTACCTGGAGCATTATGGCCTTGAACCACACGAAGTTGACCGCTCTCTCGTAGTTGTCGAAGACGACCAGGAAGTTCTGCGTGCCGAATTCGACGAGCATCAACGCCTACGGGAGTTGCAAGGCACACTTGGACAACCGTCAACCAAGTGA
- a CDS encoding SMI1/KNR4 family protein, whose product MKVLKRHSPKQSIVQKTPVSAPRPPNSPGPAECAFAVRRLKLPKSFCEYALTFGPGELAGFFTIATPTRTACDFELEKFDRDLHGPSEERLLERFGSDSEMKEFLFFCSTGGGDFFGWKLDSQTEPRTSEYEIHRFSAQLSKVAETFSSFVHEYVFSPSKDRNWKPDKTFAPIQIER is encoded by the coding sequence TTGAAGGTGCTGAAACGCCATTCTCCCAAGCAGTCAATTGTGCAGAAAACCCCGGTCAGCGCGCCCCGTCCCCCAAACAGCCCAGGTCCCGCAGAGTGCGCGTTTGCCGTGCGCAGGCTCAAGCTACCAAAAAGTTTTTGTGAGTACGCATTGACCTTTGGGCCTGGTGAACTCGCTGGATTTTTTACGATCGCAACGCCAACACGTACAGCTTGCGACTTTGAGCTAGAAAAGTTTGACCGAGACCTTCATGGTCCTTCCGAGGAACGCCTGCTTGAAAGGTTTGGATCGGACAGCGAGATGAAGGAGTTCTTGTTTTTTTGTTCAACGGGCGGCGGAGACTTTTTTGGTTGGAAATTGGATTCGCAAACGGAACCAAGAACGAGCGAATATGAGATTCACCGATTTTCAGCGCAGCTATCGAAGGTGGCCGAAACCTTTTCTTCCTTTGTACATGAGTATGTGTTTTCTCCCAGTAAAGATCGAAATTGGAAACCGGACAAGACCTTTGCTCCGATCCAAATCGAACGATAG
- a CDS encoding ISAs1 family transposase, with protein sequence MMTEIQFDNVDSILTSFGELTDPRSHINRLHLFGDLLVISIMAVIAGADGPQAIGIWAKHHQTWLKKHLVLPHGVPSHDTFGRLLGLLKPAAFQKCFEAWIRSIAPLDKETDLNQIAIDGKVLKRSHDRKRKLGPLWLVSAWSVDRSLSLGQLATDEKSNEITAIPELLENIEVQGAVVTIDAAGCQREIARKIIDGHGDYLLALKGNQGKLYEAVTDYILLHMENDFADIPARRFTETLHGHGRVDEITYYQMPVPKDLVNREKWPGLKTIGVAIRQSESGSKTSSDARFYIGSIALGVKKFARYVRGHWAIENTLHWCLDVTFREDENRVRERTTADNLAWLKRFALSMLKQQDDKYSIAMRRRVAGWDLDYLAKILGIPVL encoded by the coding sequence ATGATGACAGAAATTCAGTTCGATAATGTCGACTCGATCCTGACAAGTTTCGGCGAACTCACCGACCCCCGTTCGCATATCAACAGGCTCCATCTCTTCGGCGATCTGCTGGTCATTTCGATCATGGCAGTCATCGCTGGCGCGGATGGGCCGCAGGCGATCGGAATCTGGGCGAAGCACCATCAAACCTGGTTGAAAAAACACCTGGTGTTGCCCCATGGCGTCCCCTCGCACGACACGTTCGGACGCCTGCTTGGCCTGCTGAAACCGGCGGCCTTTCAGAAGTGTTTTGAAGCCTGGATTCGGTCGATCGCGCCGCTTGATAAAGAGACCGACTTGAATCAAATTGCGATCGACGGCAAGGTCCTCAAGCGTAGCCACGATCGCAAACGCAAGCTGGGGCCGTTGTGGCTTGTCAGCGCCTGGTCGGTCGATCGTTCGCTCAGTCTGGGACAGCTGGCCACGGACGAAAAATCGAACGAAATCACGGCGATTCCCGAGCTTTTGGAGAATATCGAGGTCCAGGGAGCTGTGGTCACCATCGACGCCGCCGGCTGTCAACGCGAGATCGCCAGGAAGATCATCGACGGCCACGGCGACTACCTTCTGGCGCTCAAGGGGAATCAAGGAAAACTTTACGAAGCGGTGACAGACTACATCCTCCTGCACATGGAAAACGACTTCGCAGATATCCCGGCAAGACGCTTCACGGAAACGCTCCACGGCCACGGACGCGTCGACGAAATCACCTACTATCAGATGCCTGTTCCGAAGGATCTGGTGAACCGGGAAAAGTGGCCGGGATTGAAAACGATTGGCGTCGCGATTCGGCAAAGCGAGAGCGGTTCGAAGACTTCGAGTGATGCTCGCTTCTACATCGGCTCGATCGCCCTGGGGGTCAAGAAATTCGCCCGTTATGTGCGTGGCCATTGGGCGATCGAGAATACGCTTCACTGGTGCCTGGATGTGACGTTTCGTGAGGACGAAAATCGGGTGCGTGAGCGGACGACCGCGGACAATCTGGCGTGGCTGAAACGCTTCGCCCTGAGCATGCTCAAGCAGCAAGATGACAAGTACAGCATCGCCATGCGTCGCCGCGTCGCCGGCTGGGACCTCGACTACCTCGCCAAAATCCTCGGAATTCCCGTACTATAG
- a CDS encoding DNA/RNA non-specific endonuclease, translated as MYDENPGLRRRPEHLLRSPDWIEDYGAHVGGYVYLDMPEMGAEGLAEVLAIEPAPEIEPLPAGCDPSEYRLVTGTFKHTSGEVYDLKLASESKPIGVTGSHPFWSVDREAWVSVLDLEIGETLKTLDGTTVVESLVRRPGSEPVYNIEVEGDHVYRVGESGVLVHNASAPSGPLDDCQCEEVGTSLKVSQIVVGGRTYSFKWDECRTTEAMGPIIAVDGDGDRNENEQKKMLNVFFGKNPNSHPLRNSYDAGHLIANDLGGPGGFTNLVPQVKVFNQNRAWKKMEEWVHGCIANNTRIASGEMKVEVTYDTSQQAPQRDIPTKFKVTVYMLTPNGGQFGVETLNFDNSDVAIQKRPGDTCPGALF; from the coding sequence GTGTACGACGAGAATCCCGGCCTACGACGCCGCCCCGAACACTTGCTCCGAAGTCCCGACTGGATCGAGGACTACGGCGCACACGTCGGCGGCTACGTCTACCTCGACATGCCCGAGATGGGTGCCGAGGGCCTGGCGGAAGTTCTCGCTATCGAACCCGCTCCCGAAATCGAACCGCTCCCCGCAGGTTGCGACCCGAGCGAATACCGCCTGGTCACCGGCACGTTCAAGCACACCTCCGGCGAAGTGTACGACCTGAAACTCGCCAGCGAATCCAAGCCGATCGGCGTCACCGGCAGCCACCCGTTCTGGTCAGTGGACCGTGAAGCCTGGGTCTCGGTGCTTGACCTGGAGATCGGCGAGACGCTAAAGACGTTGGATGGGACAACGGTTGTTGAGTCGTTGGTTCGTCGTCCAGGGAGTGAGCCGGTCTATAACATTGAAGTCGAAGGCGACCATGTTTACCGGGTGGGTGAGAGTGGCGTGTTGGTGCATAATGCGTCGGCACCAAGCGGACCACTAGACGACTGTCAATGTGAAGAAGTAGGGACAAGCCTTAAGGTCTCACAAATTGTTGTCGGTGGCCGTACTTATTCGTTCAAATGGGACGAGTGCCGAACCACTGAAGCTATGGGCCCCATCATTGCCGTTGACGGAGACGGGGACCGCAATGAAAATGAACAAAAGAAGATGCTTAATGTGTTCTTTGGAAAGAATCCGAATTCTCATCCGCTACGGAACTCTTATGACGCAGGCCACTTGATTGCGAACGACCTTGGAGGGCCCGGCGGCTTCACGAACTTGGTTCCTCAGGTGAAGGTCTTCAACCAGAATCGAGCTTGGAAAAAGATGGAAGAATGGGTGCATGGATGTATTGCAAACAACACCAGAATTGCTAGTGGAGAGATGAAAGTCGAAGTGACCTACGACACAAGTCAGCAGGCACCTCAGAGAGATATACCTACTAAATTCAAGGTGACCGTCTATATGTTGACGCCGAATGGGGGGCAATTCGGAGTGGAAACGCTCAACTTCGACAACAGTGACGTCGCCATTCAAAAACGTCCCGGCGACACTTGCCCAGGAGCACTCTTTTGA
- a CDS encoding CpaF family protein, producing MSFFPEGLLPMTRAQIFESSVDYFLSPIGPFLEDPEVTEIMVNRFDQIYVERAGRLHKTNASFESEDALLSAIHNVAQWVGRRINFENPILDARLPDGSRVNAVLPPGARQGVCLTIRKFKRGGLTMTDLVNYGSVSESAREFLELCVRLHKNIVLSGGTGTGKTSLLGAVSSAVPFDERVIVIEDTAELRLPQEHVVYLEVQRPDQYGRGGLGIRDLFVTSLRMRPDRIIVGEVRGGEALDMIQAMLSGHSGSLTTVHANAARDALVRLETLSMMSDVSIPVYVARAQVAAAMHLIVQLSRFSEDGSRRVTQISEVRGLDKDDQYVIVDLYKSRFAGKSDDGKLQVSLEPTGELPTFAEEPRGLGMDRYIQHSAAMWK from the coding sequence TTGTCGTTTTTCCCCGAAGGGCTGCTGCCGATGACCCGGGCGCAAATTTTTGAATCCAGCGTCGATTACTTTCTGAGTCCGATCGGACCCTTTCTGGAAGACCCGGAAGTCACCGAAATCATGGTCAATCGGTTTGACCAGATCTACGTCGAACGGGCCGGGCGGCTGCATAAAACCAACGCCAGCTTTGAAAGCGAAGACGCCCTGCTATCGGCCATTCATAATGTGGCCCAGTGGGTCGGCCGCCGGATCAATTTCGAAAACCCCATCCTCGACGCCCGTTTGCCCGACGGTTCCCGTGTGAATGCCGTTCTGCCGCCCGGCGCCAGGCAGGGGGTCTGTTTGACGATCCGCAAGTTCAAACGGGGCGGGCTCACCATGACCGACCTGGTGAACTACGGCAGCGTTTCCGAATCGGCCCGCGAGTTCCTGGAACTGTGCGTGCGGCTGCACAAAAACATCGTCCTTTCCGGCGGCACCGGCACCGGGAAAACGTCGCTGCTGGGCGCGGTCTCTTCCGCCGTGCCGTTTGATGAACGGGTGATCGTGATCGAAGACACGGCCGAGCTGCGCTTGCCCCAGGAGCATGTCGTTTATCTGGAAGTCCAGCGGCCTGACCAGTACGGCCGGGGCGGCCTGGGGATTCGCGACCTGTTCGTCACTTCGCTCCGCATGCGGCCCGACCGGATTATCGTCGGCGAAGTCCGCGGCGGCGAAGCGCTCGACATGATCCAGGCGATGCTCAGCGGCCACTCGGGCAGTTTGACAACCGTCCACGCCAACGCGGCCCGCGACGCGCTGGTGCGGCTGGAAACGCTGTCGATGATGTCCGATGTCAGCATCCCCGTGTATGTGGCCCGGGCCCAGGTGGCGGCCGCCATGCACCTGATCGTGCAGCTCAGCCGGTTCAGCGAAGACGGCTCCCGCCGGGTGACGCAGATCTCGGAAGTGCGCGGACTCGACAAGGATGACCAGTACGTGATTGTCGACCTGTATAAAAGCCGCTTCGCCGGAAAGTCCGACGACGGCAAGCTGCAGGTCAGCCTGGAGCCGACCGGCGAACTGCCAACCTTTGCGGAAGAACCGCGCGGCCTGGGGATGGATCGTTACATCCAGCACAGCGCCGCCATGTGGAAATAA